From Clarias gariepinus isolate MV-2021 ecotype Netherlands chromosome 18, CGAR_prim_01v2, whole genome shotgun sequence:
agatggtcaagtcaaagcaggacttatTTATTAAGGATAATTTTCTGTGATtgaaggcgtaaaactgattgacatttaagcacagtacggtgatgagattGGTTTGTCTTGAACATCACTCATATGACAGCAAGAATGGGAAATGCATACTTTTTAAGtaagttattgtttttttgcacttttaatgtaaataaatatctttaagaCCTAACAGACTAAATGTGTTCACCTGTAATGCTTGTCTTTAATAATAGCGAAGACCAAAAGCAGCGCTAGGGACCCGTCCAGCACGACAGTCAGCAGCTCCAAAGATACGATGGTTGGGTCTGAATGAAGCCAACGCTGATCTGCCTTTCCGTATTCCTTCCCTACAAGACATTGTCAAGCATGATAAGTATCAATTGTAGATCTACAAATGATAAGCATCAATTGTAGATCAGTAGCAGGCAAAGATAAAGCTGCTgaaatgtgcatttattttaGTGTGCTTGCTATTCCTGGCTTAAAGGAGATACACTTAAAGTCAACTAAGAATTAAAGAAATACAGAATCACACTCAAAACACAAAGCGCTTTTTCAGATTTTAACAACATGTCCttgttaattcattaaaattggGACAGTacattacttttacatttaggcatctggcagacgctcttatccagagtgacttacaaatgTGCTTGAACGTTTCTGTCactggatagatccttacactggttactaAGTTATGGTTACTGGTTATTATCTACATAGTCCAATATTAATAAAAGGtgaaaaacaaatcacaaaaaagtagtataatttttttcttgtactCTTAATTTAATTCTCACTTCACAAATCAAATATCTCTCGTCCTTCTTCCATACCCAATCATAAGACCCTGGGCTACTTTTGTTCGAAGGGGTAAACAGTCAgtttaacacttttaaacattacatcaaaaaatcactttagCAATACtaaattattacaattaattgaattattattaatactttattaaCGTATTTTGTAGCTTTTGTAGATTTGCTGTTCTCAATATTATCAAcatgtaactttaaaaaaaaatagtaaaaaaaggaaagaaattgtGACTCTAGTGATCAccttagatttaaaaaatcctgaaataatttttattattcagaAATGATATTTTATAGTCATTTTCTGACTTTGGCATTACCTGTTTTTAACctgaattttataaaatgttgaaCAGAGAGatttcaataaattaattaatttttaaaagtttactgTTGAACAATCAATTGAATAATATAGATAATATTTAGATTAAAAGATACATCTAAATATTATACTTCACTATTATTTATTCCTTCATTTATCTTCTGTAcctcttatcctgtacagggtaacTGGGAgtcctggagtctatcccaggagacttcgacagggtaccaattcatcacaggacacacacatgcaagaaaacatgcaaactccatgcacgcagaccctcGAGGAGAATCGAACACTcgactctggaggtgcgagcccacagtgataaccaccacaccactgtgccgtcttattatattataatattatataaaaattctaTATAATCTTGCAATTTTAGagcaaaatataaatgtgaataTGCATATAGGAATTGTATGTATGAAAGGGCTTAACTTGTATTACATCTCCTATTATTACATATATACTATATGCACAAGAGTATTTGGCCAatcctgcaatgacattgtatccaaatacatgcaCTTATGCACAATATGGAGTTAGTCCTTATTTTGTAAATACAACGGCTTCTGTTTTCTTAAAAGACCATCCAGAAGATTCTGTGAAAATTCGTAGAGTATTTATGAAACCTGgaactgatgttggacgagaaggccttgACTCGCAATCTAATAATTCATTTCATCCtgaaggtgctcgatggggttgaggtcacagggctctgtgttagggccagtcacatttttccacaccaaactcatgaaaccatgtctttatagtccttgctttgtgcactggagcacagtcatgttgaaatagACGAGGATCTTCCCCAGACTGGTGCTACAAAGTTGAAAGTATAGCATTGTCATTGTCCCAGATGTCTagttcactggggataaggggcctgactCAATAATTGGACTTGGACTCACTTGGCCAAATCATTTTGTCAATAAATTGTAATTGTACGCAGAATAAACCCACAGTCTCTTGACATTTCATGctttttagtaataaaaaaaacactgaattaacAATGAACagatttggccaaatacttttaaaGTCCATATTGTGcacgtacagtatgtacaaacagTGTCCTGTCGCGCCTCTACCTTTATTGAACGCTAGATGTCGCTCAAAGCACTTTTCACATTTTAACACGTGGCCTCCAACTACTGCATTGCTGAATCCAGATAtgttcatttactgtaaatgtaagacatgaaagaaaaaaaaacgggatATGCAAACATGGcattcatataatatatattatgcaATATAATACTTACACAATTCTGCAAAAATGCCATCTGATGTTGCAACAGTTCCAACCAGTGACATGTAAACAAACGGACCCTCCTGCAAAACGACCCGAGAAAAACCCTGAGCGATGATCCAATTTCTGGTTCTGCTTCTAAACGCTCCGTACATCTACTTACCAGAGTAATATGGACAATGGCATCGTAGAACAGCCAAACGAGGACCCAGCGATCAACTGCTGAACATTTCTTGCCCCAGATTTGCGCCAAAATCAAACCGACGGCAAACTGTGCGGCGCAGGCGAGGAGAGAGACCACAGCCACGGGGGTGAGAAGTGCTGCGTCATCCTCCATCGTGTGAGCGAACAGCAGGTCCTCGGGGGGACACGCGCTGGAGGGCTATGAGGAACCAATCTATGAACTTTAATCTACTTTTTtagcccctccccctccccctcaaAGGGTTAGAGTCCAACATCCTGCACTGGAAGAGAGATTgaacatacactgatcagccataacattatgaccacctgcctaatactgAGTAGGTCCACATTTTTGGCACCATAAcactgatgcactgtgtgtcctGACACCTTTCCAGCACCTTTCTCTCACAACCATCttgcattaaccttttcctcaatttgatctacactgGCACTTCTTTCGGATAGGACCAGCCTTCACTCCTAAGCGCATCAGTGACCCTTGGctacccatgaccctgtcgccagttcaatggttttccttccttggatcacttttggtagatCCTGACCAGGAACATCCTACagaagctgcagttttggacttgctctgacccagtcgtctatcCAGCAGAATTTGgctcttgtcaaagtcactcagatccttatgtttgcctgtttttttttcggcCTCCAacacttctaaaaaaaaaaaaaagatttacttgCTGTCTAATATATCCCACTCACTTCCAGCTGCCACATGGGCAGTGAAGGTTGGTCCATGTAGCCTGATTGattagaagagctactgtagctcaaattgaggaaaaggttaatgctggtttcaatagaaaggtatcagcaGTAGGTCATTACTATTTGGTGGCAAaggggggacctactcaatattaggatGGTGACCTGTGATGGAACGCCATCATCTGGATTCTGGATCTCATTTTACTTTGGCACTGAACAGGATAAAACACTTACTAGAGAGACATGTGAACAGGTAATTCTTGAATAGCCATGGGTCCAGTGGGTGTTGTGAGAATTACTGTTTCCTCTACCCATCATATTGTTAATTTTCTTATAACATTTCTATTACTTCTCTATGATCGTTTTGGGCTTCTGTCTTCACATGCTAGAACCACAGAAATCCAACTGAAACTGGGGCTTACAACATGGGAGGTATCAATACACTGACTTTCTGCACCAACATAATGTGTTCATTGGCATATTTTTGAGATGCAAAAATAGGCCAGGACCTTGGACAGCAGCCATGTCACCCCATAAAACCCAGTTCAAAAAGGttttacaatattaaataataatagtattgcGATTACTAATATTAGACAATATTTGCTATGAATCGTTGCAGTTTTAACTTTCAAAATCATTGCTTGCTGTGGGTCAGACACCCCGGCCGCATGGTGGCTTAACACTGTTGCCTTGAACCTTCAGGGTCTAGGTTCGATTGTTGCCTCATGCCCTAATTTCTTCTCgaacaggctccaggcctccgcgaccctgtacacaggatgaaGTGGGCTaggcaatgagtgagtgagtgacttcTGACTGAGCAATCGGATTGTACCAGTGGTTTTCtatgagtggtgataatagactgtaacagcactgagacgtttaactatatgcatcacttcgtgtcacaggtgttctaatgaccattaattacactaagTGTCAGTTAGTATCCAGCATAGGTGAAAGTAGGTCCACAGTACTGGGGAAAGAGCAACTACCTGACAGAATCCACAATCAAAACCAATCTAATAATTTTGTCATCATAAATGacactttgtctcctttttgttaaatttatgcCTAAAGTGAGCTTCAAAGATGAGTAGCCTCTAACaaagctgaatcccaaatctttTTCTAACCCCTAATCAGTGGCACAACTTGGTGTATGGGCCATGTGGGTTATACACACTAGATAGTGCACCATCTTTTCATCTAATGCTATTTGGGATAGTGGTTAGTTAATTCTACTACACAtgaaaggatatgtgttggcagGGCAAaataattggttaaataaacaaattttaaaaagagttGATAATacatggtgtttgtggaactgttgtataaaagcaatataacACCCtgggtcatgctgttgtgctgaatatcagcacggcttgTGATGCACTCTGGCTGTGCCATCATGTCTATATaccacaacagcatgacctcatGTGTGAACCAGTACAACTACTGAAATATCAaacaggagaaagagagagatagagatagcAATAAAGAACAGATGGCTAACAGCAAGTTTATTTTGGTTAGAATAATCGATACATAAAGCACGTCCTGAGGGAGTGAGGAGTGAAATATGTCGTGTTGCCGTGGAGAGCAGTGGAATTGTGGGTAGTGCATAGGGGGGGCAGTGTGAATGAAGAAGGAGGAAAGGGAACAATTACAAGTCAGCCAGGAGAATCAGcatagaatttaaatagaattaCTGTATAGTCCAGAGCACAGCAAAGAGCCTCACTGTAAGTGTAACTGGCTCAaagaaaagggaagaaaaagaagaaaaaaaaaaacactccagaAAGGAGACGTGACATCTGACAGACCCCATTTTTAAAACACCTCCACTGCTTAGCACTATTAAGATTTGCtctgcttttaatttatttaatcaaaatgaaaaaaaaaaggcacaatgAATTTCAACTCGTTCATCTTTAATATGCACAGGAGT
This genomic window contains:
- the ebpl gene encoding emopamil-binding protein-like produces the protein MEDDAALLTPVAVVSLLACAAQFAVGLILAQIWGKKCSAVDRWVLVWLFYDAIVHITLEGPFVYMSLVGTVATSDGIFAELWKEYGKADQRWLHSDPTIVSLELLTVVLDGSLALLLVFAIIKDKHYRHFVQISLCVCELYGGWMTFCPDWLIGSPNLNIKNWLYLWVYLVFFNGVWVVVPGLLLCQSWKHLQNSHQYMRKKKKKKKK